TGCATTCCGGAATCTGCTCGAGCGCACCGCGGACAGCCACGATCCCGGCACGGATCCCCTTGCCCGAGCCAGCGCCGCTGCGGCCGAAGAACCGGCTGCCGACGCGCACATCACCAATACCCCACAACCGGCATCCGCAGCTCAGCCGCAAAACCCGCAGCAGCAGGAGCTTGCGGTCATGGATGCGGCAAAACCCCTCAGCGACACGGAGGAACGGCCGGAAACACAACTTCCGGCCAAAGACCTCCAGAACCTCCAGGCCCCGGAACAGGAGCCCGACCCGGTGCCGAGCGGCGCCATGGCCTACGTTTTCACCGCGCCGGCAGCGACCGGGCAAGGCCCGGCCATAGCATCTGGCACAGGAAATGGCGACGACGCAGCCTCCATGGCGCTGCCGGCCGATGCGGCAAACGGATACCAACCCGAACACCTGTCCACGCGCCGCCAGAACTCCGACAAACCTTTGCCGCCCGAGGCGCAAGCTTGCAGCGTCCCGAATCCGCCGCAGGCCGATGGCGTCCCGCAAAATGTCATGGCACGGATTGCGCCGGACGGCATGGCTGTCGCGTCCATCGCCGAGCAAAAAATCCGGGCCATGGCCGGGTCCGAACCACTGGCCGAGGCGCCTGCGGCAGCCGATCCTGACACCAGCGACGGTGCTTCGCGAAACACCATGACCGACCCTGAAGCTGCCATCCCTGCTTCCCGGCAGCCCGCGGATAGGGCTCCGTCCGCCACCATCGCGGAACCCACCGTCACCGTCGGCAGCCAGGATACCGTGGTCGCCATGCAACATGCCAAGGCCAGGGTCCCGGCCACCCTGCGACAGGATATGCCGGTTCCCGCCCGTCTTGATGGGGACGGGCCCCAAAAAATCAGACAGCCCGCCGGCGCCGACGCGACAGCACCTGCCGAAGCGACCCCGGCACCGCAAGCCCTGACAGACCCGGCCACGCCGCGACTCCGGACCATGGCAGCCGGCCACCCTTTTGCAGCAATCTCCAGCACCCCGGCACAGGGTCCGACAGCCCGATCCGCAGCACTGGAAGGCGAAGCAGCACCCCTCGGAGAAAGCCGCTTTGCGCAGCTTATGCCACGCGCTGCGACAGCGCCCTTCACTCAACAATCGCCTGTCGCGACGACAGGCATATTGGAACCGCACCTGAAGCAGCCGATGGAAACAACCGCGATGGACCCCGGGCCCGTGAGCACCGCAGGAATCCTGAACGGCAAAAGCATCCGTCCGGCAGCTGTCGCCGAACAATCGTCCTTTGCAATGGCCACGCCGAGCGTGGTTGACGCGTCACCCCTGACGGCCGGAACGATGGCGACACCGCCGGCCAGCGCAAATCTTGCCGCATCCGCGACGCTCCCGGGAAAAGCCCCGATTCTGGCCGGAGCCAATGAACAGGCGGCCATCGCCGGCAGCGTGTCCCTTGCAGCGTCCGCCGCGGCACCGTCAACTGCCGCACAGGTCACACCCACGGCCGCCGCCAGCCTCTTCAGCGTACCCGAAGCACCCGTCATCGAGCAGGTCATCGACAATGCATCGTTGCGGGACCTTGGCGAGAAACGGCAACTCACGATCGAACTGCACCCGGCGGAACTGGGACAGGTAAAACTCGACCTGGTGCAGGAAAAGGACCGCCTCCAGCTGCATCTTCAGGCCGCGACCCACGAAGTCTGCGACATCCTCGAAAAACATCTGCCGCGGCTGCAGGAAGCGCTGCAGCAGCAGGGGCTGCGCCTGGACAGCGTCCAGGTCAGCGTCGACGGACAGCGCCAGCATCAGCAGGGCATGTTCGAACATCAGCAGCGGGCACCGCAACACGGCCCATGGCAAAGATCCGGTGTTGCCAACCCGGACGCTACCGTTGCCCCCGCGACGGCAACGGCCGACCGGCCGTCAACGGCCTCCGGTCTCAGCTTAAGGGTTTAACCAGAAAGGTCCGCACCATGACAAGCATTTCCGGCATCAACCAGGCTGCCGCCAGCAGCGCCACCGGCAGCCTCACCGGCGGGAACAATCTGGGCAAGGATGATTTTCTGCTGCTGCTCGTCACCCAGTTGCAGAACCAGGATCCCCTCAACCCCCAGGACCCCACCGAATTCACCTCACAACTGGCCCAGTACAGTTCGCTGGAGCAGCTGTTTACCGTCAATGACCAGTTGCAGCAACTGGAAACAGCCAACGGCAACGTGATGCAGCTTACCGCGCTGGGACTTATGGGGCGGGATGTGGTGGTGCAGTCCGACAACTTCACCCTTGGCAGCGAACCCGTCACCCTCGGCTATCGGCTTTCCGGCAACGTCGACGAGGTCCGGATCGCCGTGCAGAACGCCGACGGCCAGACCGTCGCCACCCTGCAGGGCACGGAGCTTTCCGCCGGCGAACATTTCATGACCTGGAACGGCGCCACCGCTGCCGGAGCGGCACTGCCTGCCGGCGATTATCAGTTCAACATCACCACCCGCCGCGATGGCGAGAGCACCGCTTCCGGCACGGCCCTGCTCAAGACCCGGGTCACCGGCGTCGATCTCGATGGCGGCGGCAGCACCTTGGCTACCGGCCTGGGGAACTACGGCCTCGGCAATATCACCAGCGTCAGGAACGGATAACATGGGCGAGCAGCTGACCATCATTCCGCAACCGGCCTGGCCGCTTTCCACCCCGGACAGAACCGCCAGGCCCGCAACCGGCAGCCCCGGCAAAGCGTTTGAACAGGCCCTGTCCCGGCAGATGGCAAATCCGGTGGGGTTCAGCCGCCACGCCCTGGACCGCCTGGCCAGCCGCGACATAACCTTCTCCGACCAGGATGTCCAGCGACTCGGCGAAGCGGTCGATCAGCTGCAGGCCAAGGGCGGACGTGACGCCCTGGTGTTGATGGACACCACGGCGCTGGTGGTCAGCGTCAAAAACCGCCAGGTGGTCACGGTCATGAATCAGTCCCAGCTTAAAAACAACGTTTTTACCCATATCGACAGCGCTATTATCGCTTAACCGAACCGGTCCTTTCCAGGAGGTTCGCGGATCGCCGACCGACAGACGCGATCCCTTACAAAGGAGAGAAAAAAATGGCCCTTTCAAGCGCACTTTACAGCGGCATCAGCGGCATGAACACCAACGGCACGGCCATGTCCGTAATCGGCAACAACATCGCCAATACCAATACCGTCGGCTTCAAATCGAGCCGCACGGTGTTCTCCGACCTGCTGGCCAGTTCCGTCAATGGCTCCGGCGGCGCCTCCCAGGTCGGCCGCGGCACCGGCTTGTCGACCGTCGACAACCTGTTCAGCCAGGGCACCTTTGAAACCACCGAATCCCAGACCGATCTGGCTATCGAGGGCGAGGGTCTGTTCGTGGTGCGCGAAGATGGCAGCCAGAGCCTGTATTACACCCGCGCCGGGTCCTTCAGTTTCGACGGCGATGGCTACCTGACCAACGCTGAAGGCTACCGCGTGCAGGGCAAACCCTATGTCAACGGCCTGCTTTCCAGCGCCGGCGCCTCCGACATCCGGGTCGACATCAATGCCGGCATTCCGGCCAAAATGACCGACGAGATCACCCTCGCCACCAATCTGGATGCCAATTCGACCATCATTACCGCGCCCTTCGATCCGACGGACACAGCAACCTACAATTATTCGAACTCGGCGACCATTTACGATTCGCTGGGCAACACCCACCTGCTGACCACCTATTTCACGAAAAGCGCCGACAACACCTGGGACTGGAATGTCGTCGATGAAGGCAACAGCCTGGTCTATTCTTCCGCCAGCGCCGGCAACACCCTGATATTCGACACCAGCGGCGCACAGATTTCCGGCGGCACCGCCACCCTCGGACCCCTCACTCTCGGAGCCGGTACCGCTCCCCAGACCATCAATTTCGCCCTGGAAAACACCACCCAGTTCGCCAACGACTCCCAGGTCATCTCCCAGACCCAGAACGGTTATGGCGCCGGCAACCTGACCAATATCTCCATCGACAACGAAGGCAACGTGCTGGCCAAATATTCCAACGGCGAGGAAATGGCGGTATCGCGCATCGTGCTGGCCAAATTCTCCAATTTCAGCGGCCTGCGCAAGGAAGGCGCCAGCCTGTTCTCCACTACCGGCGAATCGGGCCCCCCGCGCATCGGCGTGCCCGGCAGCGAACTCGGCAATATCTTCACCAACGCCCTGGAGCAATCCACCGTCGACCTGGCCGCCGAATTCGTCAAGATGATCACC
This portion of the Syntrophotalea acetylenica genome encodes:
- a CDS encoding flagellar hook-length control protein FliK: MHMPAVILSENAPVATGPRATGRNAGNAFRNLLERTADSHDPGTDPLARASAAAAEEPAADAHITNTPQPASAAQPQNPQQQELAVMDAAKPLSDTEERPETQLPAKDLQNLQAPEQEPDPVPSGAMAYVFTAPAATGQGPAIASGTGNGDDAASMALPADAANGYQPEHLSTRRQNSDKPLPPEAQACSVPNPPQADGVPQNVMARIAPDGMAVASIAEQKIRAMAGSEPLAEAPAAADPDTSDGASRNTMTDPEAAIPASRQPADRAPSATIAEPTVTVGSQDTVVAMQHAKARVPATLRQDMPVPARLDGDGPQKIRQPAGADATAPAEATPAPQALTDPATPRLRTMAAGHPFAAISSTPAQGPTARSAALEGEAAPLGESRFAQLMPRAATAPFTQQSPVATTGILEPHLKQPMETTAMDPGPVSTAGILNGKSIRPAAVAEQSSFAMATPSVVDASPLTAGTMATPPASANLAASATLPGKAPILAGANEQAAIAGSVSLAASAAAPSTAAQVTPTAAASLFSVPEAPVIEQVIDNASLRDLGEKRQLTIELHPAELGQVKLDLVQEKDRLQLHLQAATHEVCDILEKHLPRLQEALQQQGLRLDSVQVSVDGQRQHQQGMFEHQQRAPQHGPWQRSGVANPDATVAPATATADRPSTASGLSLRV
- a CDS encoding flagellar hook assembly protein FlgD: MTSISGINQAAASSATGSLTGGNNLGKDDFLLLLVTQLQNQDPLNPQDPTEFTSQLAQYSSLEQLFTVNDQLQQLETANGNVMQLTALGLMGRDVVVQSDNFTLGSEPVTLGYRLSGNVDEVRIAVQNADGQTVATLQGTELSAGEHFMTWNGATAAGAALPAGDYQFNITTRRDGESTASGTALLKTRVTGVDLDGGGSTLATGLGNYGLGNITSVRNG
- a CDS encoding TIGR02530 family flagellar biosynthesis protein: MGEQLTIIPQPAWPLSTPDRTARPATGSPGKAFEQALSRQMANPVGFSRHALDRLASRDITFSDQDVQRLGEAVDQLQAKGGRDALVLMDTTALVVSVKNRQVVTVMNQSQLKNNVFTHIDSAIIA
- a CDS encoding flagellar hook protein FlgE; the encoded protein is MALSSALYSGISGMNTNGTAMSVIGNNIANTNTVGFKSSRTVFSDLLASSVNGSGGASQVGRGTGLSTVDNLFSQGTFETTESQTDLAIEGEGLFVVREDGSQSLYYTRAGSFSFDGDGYLTNAEGYRVQGKPYVNGLLSSAGASDIRVDINAGIPAKMTDEITLATNLDANSTIITAPFDPTDTATYNYSNSATIYDSLGNTHLLTTYFTKSADNTWDWNVVDEGNSLVYSSASAGNTLIFDTSGAQISGGTATLGPLTLGAGTAPQTINFALENTTQFANDSQVISQTQNGYGAGNLTNISIDNEGNVLAKYSNGEEMAVSRIVLAKFSNFSGLRKEGASLFSTTGESGPPRIGVPGSELGNIFTNALEQSTVDLAAEFVKMITTQRGFQANSKVITTTDEMLSELINLKR